In candidate division WOR-3 bacterium, the following are encoded in one genomic region:
- a CDS encoding redox-sensing transcriptional repressor Rex, whose protein sequence is MPEEVVRRLYIYAQCLENFLEEEKKNFSSEDIANKLNIKASLVRKDFSYIGSMGKRGVGYNTEEVLKIIKKIAFPGKEIKVALIGVGKLGSALLNFYGFKTQGLRIALAFDKDKRKIGNVVGGVKIEPMDDFEEKVKKEEIKIAIVAVPAEEALNVMRKIKKSSIKAVLNFTPSYFSSLKEFSDGLIIRNIDLSSELAQLSYYLLEKGKRKSLS, encoded by the coding sequence GTGCCAGAGGAAGTTGTAAGGAGGTTATATATCTATGCTCAATGTCTAGAAAATTTCCTCGAGGAAGAGAAGAAGAATTTTTCTTCAGAGGATATTGCGAATAAGTTGAATATAAAAGCGAGCCTTGTAAGGAAAGATTTCTCATATATAGGTTCTATGGGAAAAAGAGGAGTTGGATATAATACCGAAGAAGTTCTAAAAATTATCAAGAAAATTGCTTTTCCAGGGAAGGAGATTAAGGTAGCATTAATAGGAGTAGGGAAACTTGGCTCTGCACTTTTAAACTTTTATGGATTTAAAACCCAAGGCTTGAGAATTGCATTAGCATTTGATAAAGATAAAAGGAAGATTGGTAATGTTGTTGGAGGAGTTAAAATAGAACCTATGGACGATTTTGAAGAAAAGGTAAAGAAAGAGGAAATAAAAATCGCTATAGTTGCAGTTCCTGCAGAGGAGGCTCTTAATGTAATGAGGAAAATAAAAAAGAGTTCTATTAAAGCAGTGTTAAACTTTACTCCTTCTTATTTTTCTTCTTTAAAGGAATTCTCTGATGGTCTTATTATTCGTAATATAGACCTTTCTTCAGAATTGGCTCAGCTTAGTTATTATCTTTTGGAAAAAGGGAAAAGAAAATCACTCTCTTGA